Genomic DNA from Salvia miltiorrhiza cultivar Shanhuang (shh) chromosome 1, IMPLAD_Smil_shh, whole genome shotgun sequence:
AAAAAGATTTGGTTGCATTCCATGGCTAATGTAACAGTATGAGAACTAAATGCTCATGCTTAGTTCCTCAGCAACCATGCATAAGAACACTCGATCAAAATGtattttcaatttgtttatGATGATTCCAGATTGCTACTTATTGAGGAAAAGAGGCTGCATCTTCAATTTTAGATTTGTACTTCATATTATTTCCTTGCTATTGTTTTTAACACCTTTGTTGTGTTTTCTTGTTGCTGATATGTATCTGCTTTCTCGCTGTCATATTTTAGGTGTTAAGTTATACTTATTTTGCGAAACCAGCACAGTATGCTCTCACAAGTTTATTTATATGGCATTCATTTCACTTTTGTTTACTAGGATGGAAtgcttaaaaataaaaacacatacGAAATTATATCTCCGGAAGATATTGGACTTATTCGCTCAAATGAATCTGGTATAGTGCTTGGAAAACTCAGGTATACTGGAAGTACATGTATGGTCTTTGATACATTCTCCTTTTCCCTTCATGTTCTTGCAAGTTTCAAAGTTACTGATTCTTGAACTTTGTTTagatgaaaaatgaaattattatAGAAGTGGTTTGCTGGACCTTGTGCTTCCACTGACTTGTGTTTTTCTGTATATTAGCTTTAAAATTTGATGTCAAGACTAGGTCTAATTCATATATGTGATCTTATTTTGAGAGAAATAACAAGTCTGCAACTGTTGGAAGACACTGAAAACAAAGTTCATGAATGGTTGGCTCTACAAGAAGTGGGTAGAAACAAGTGCTTACATTGAGTTGATATCCTGAATTGAATCACGTCTTTCTCATTGGACTAAGAGAAACAATTTTGTTTAACAATGGAAGAAGAAAATAATTCAGTACTTTCTTAGTTAGGCCTAAAGATCCCTGAAGATGGGAAGGGATTTCAAAGTGACCTCATTGACAAGACTTCCATTACCATAGTGGACTACTCAAGGCAGAAGGCAAACATTGAAGTTTAtgtaaaaatatgtatataaaaaagaatcTAGTATGATTGTTATGATCATTGATATGCCTCCATGGAGAAAAGCGGCCTAATGAGTCGGGGAATATAACACCATCTTCCATCCTCTAACTGCATAACCTTTTCTGATTCAGTTTTCTTCAAAGATATAATGTAAAATGTTGCTTATTTCTGTATAATCTACTTTTGGTATGAGATTTTCCAAAAGTTGAGCAACTACCTTCGCCTTCATGGCCCAAACTGTAGATCATTGCATGGAAGAACTTTTATATACATTACTTatgtgttcctttgacattctCTATACAGTGGACGCCATGCTCTGAAAGCGAAAATGTTGGAGGTAATTGAAAATGCAAGCCGTATGGTAGTTTCATTGATTTGTCCTCCATAATGGATCAACTTATCTTTAATGGATGTGGTTGCAGCTTGGATATGATATTGATGGCAAGGAACTTGATGGCCTTTTCACACGCTTCAAAACAGTAGCAGGAAACAAAAAGGTGGTCTCTGAACTCGTGCATATTTGCTGATACTCTTGAGACATGTTGCTATGATATCTAATGATTCTTGATACACACAGGCTATCACAGATGATGACCTAATTGCTTTAGTTTCAGACGAAATATTCCAACCGCAGATCGTCTGGAAACTTGTAGACATACAGGTACACCCGACGTCCTACTTGCTCAAGGCAATAATGATTGGCCATATTCGTTTAGCGTTGGCCTGAATGTTCCTCGTATACAGGTCACTTGTGGAACTCTTGGCCTCTCAACTGCAACTGTTAAACTCGCTGGCGTGAATGGTGACGAGCATATCGCTTGTTCAGTGGGGACCGGACCAGTTGATGCAGCATATAAGGCGGTTGATCTCATTGTTAAGGTCTGAAACTTAATGTGATTATTACAGGTTGctttacataataataataattcatctgCAGAGATTAAACAATTAGTTTGGAACTACTGCAGGTTCCTGTGATGTTGGTGGAGTACTCCATGAATGCAGTTGCGGAGGGTATTGACGCCATAGCAACAACGAGGGTTCTAATCCGTAGAGACGACGCTGCTACATTAGACGGGGTTGCTGCCAGCCGCGCTTTCAGGTATGTCGTTTTTGCTTCAGACTGCAAGGTAAGCCAGAGCAGAAGAAGCTGCTACAGTTTCACATTTTTGACATTATTTTCTCCGGCCACAGCGGAACGGGAGCAGCAATGGATATCGTCATCTCCAGCGTTCGTGCCTACATCGGTGCACTCAACAAGATGCTCGGCTTCCAGGCTCGTAGCAAGGCAGAGGCTACCAACCAAGTCGAGTCGTTTCCTCTCCGGTGACAGGTTTTGGTTACAGTTTTAGTTTCTTTCTTTCGTGTCTCTTCAGTCGACGGCCGCCGGCCGTCGGAGGCCAGCGGAGGGATGTATGTTTGTGGTGTGCTTCCGAATACTGTAAATTAATAAACTCTCTAAGATAATTAAGTAATGTTATTATATCATTTATGCGTGAAAGATAGTTTTATTTGCTCAATTCAGTTACTGATAGGTTGTTTAATTTTGAGTCCGGTGTACCTTTCAAAGAGGGAAACACGAATTGATGCGATAAAACATTCCCTACTtgtattttgaataaattagtaACTATTTTTAGAGGGAGCAAATCATTAACTTTGAATATAAATGATAAAAAGAGATATCCGTTTTACAATAAATGTGTCTTACTTACAATTAGCTACTCGAATATTATTACTACGAACAAAATGTTATCTTGCGATAGTTTTACTTTTCAAATATTTGACaaaaacaaaatgagattgaaaGATGGTTGAAGTATTTGGCTAATTCCAGCATTACTCAGTTTTGTTAATGCAAATTCATAGCCTTCTTAATATAggagtaatttttttagaaaaaataaattacacaagtaaataaataaatttaaagatagcACGACGAtgaactcaaactcataacttaATTTGAACATTAACAACTTatcgctaggccaacacacgtgTACTAATACGTATAATTTTTAACAAGGGGCAAAGTGGCATATACACAGCACACTAGAGGGAGACAAGTGGAAattcataaaagaaaataaattgcgCCTACTGAAAAGTAACTATAATAACGTTCACTTGGTTAGAAgtttaaacaattaaaaatgatttgtttatttaaacACGGTTTTTTTTAGGGGATATTATTTAAACACGGTTTGTGGAAGCAATATTTCTATTAGATTTTTTAATGTGAAGAAAATTAAAGTAGAATTGCCAGATATTTCCCCCAAAAAACAAAATGATTGAAGATGTGAAAAAGCAGTTTATGAAGGAAGGAAGAAAATATctgtttgttttgtttattcGAAGCGAATGAATACACACACGAAACCAACAATTTTACGATGTGCCTTTTTCTTCAATCCACTCCACCGCCCCTTCTCACTGTTGAGCATCTCTttgtgtctctctctctctctcacgcacacacacactaacAAACACTGATATACACTAGTTTCCCCTTCATTCGTTGGTTTATTTGCTTTGCTTGGCTGTCCGCTCACCTGTCTTCCCACCCCCACTTTTTTTCTTCCGATCCGCTTTATTGTTAATTCCAATTTAACCTAATTCAGGCCCTCCCGTATATATAATACCAAAAGATTGGGTATTAATTTATTCTGTGTAGACAGAGTCGCGCACAACGCAGAGAATTAAAGGTGAGGAGAAAAAGGGCAGGCAGTAATAGAATTTAAAAGCGCCCCATGAATTTCGGTTGGTTTTTTCCTTCTCTTTAATGGCTTTCATTATCTTGAAATTCCGATTTTGAATCGTATTTATATGTATCATTGCTTCCGTGTCTCATCCGCTTTTGGGGCCTCATTTTCGCCTTGTTCTCTTTCTTCGATTATCTCTTTCTCGCTGTTCATCGGTTGTCATTGAATTGTGATTGTGTTGGGACGGCGATGGACAATCGGCATGGTTTGGTAAGACGGAGTCTGGATTTGtggtttgattaattaaatacagctcTGTGTGGTTGGGTCTTGTTTTGGATTGATTTTCTGACGTCTTGGGATGTGGGCAACATTTGTTTCTTAAATAGTAACTTTTAATTCTGGCACTGCGTTATTTCTAATCATGTGGGCTGCCCTGTTTTTGTTCTACCAAAAATGCCTGACATGGGAACATTTGCCTCATCTTTTTCAACTGCCTGCTTTTGCGTGCtcgttttttgtttttattatttattttttcttgggAATTTTACGATGCTGTGTGGCGATGGTGATTGTTTGCCTTGGAATGTGACGCCTTTGTGGTTAGATATTGTGTTTGGAAGCATGTCTCGTCTGTCTAAGGGGGACATAGATGTGCCTGTGACATGACAAAAATCTTGATTTCCGTATCAATGCATTGAATTGGGAAGAATAATCTATGGTGGGTCTGTGGCTTGTGCTTGTTGTTTTGCCAAGTTCCTGGCAATGAAGCATTTCCCTATTAATTTAATGTCAAAGAAACTTCGCTGCACCATGAGATAATAATTTATACTATGTCTGTACATAGTTATCAATAGGAATTTGTAGGAAGAGCTGATGGTTGGTCAGGTATGCGTGTCTATAAGTCATAACAGCTTTTCTTTTGCTAAATAGCAGTTTCGTTGTCTTATAAACTCTATAAGATTGTTGTCTGCTTAGAATTCACTTTTTATAAGTTGGTGATGGTCTTCATATCTAATTGAAGCAATGTGTCATGTTGTATCTGGTGACATGCAACTTACTCATCATGTGATATATTTTCAACTTGACTGACGATGCTAGGCCCAGGCACCTCCTCCCGGTCACTTTGTACGCTTGGAGAACAAGAGTGCTGAAGATAATCTTTATTTGAGAAAGAGAACAAGGATGCGTAGGTGGCTGTGCTGCACTTGTCAAGTAGAGGAGTCCTATCAACCTGACGAAAATGAGCACCTCAAGAGCCCGAGGGATAATGATGGTAAGTTTTACATTTCAGAATTAAGGTCATCTGCTATTAATATGGaatatttttcattactttTTGTTGATTCtagaaacaaattaaatatgaatctcATACAAAAGGATGAATGCACCTACTTGCATGTCTGACTTTTGTGCTTTTCTTGACTTAATAGAGAGAAGAAGTAGTTGTGGTTTTACTTCTCTCCACGTGCTTTGCTTACAGCAAATATTTCACTTCTTTCCTTCAAAAACTAACTCCTAGCAGTTGATTTTGCATACTGTGGAGAATAGATTAGAGTACTTAAGTGCACACAAGCAACTTTGTGTTTGAGCTCTGCTAGATGAAAATGGAGATCTAATAACTAGTTCTAAGAGTCTTCTCTCCAGTTTGTAACTCTGATTATTGTTTCCTTTGCTGTTGGTGTCCCCATCCTTTCTATAGTTCCATTTTTAGTATGTTGGTTGTGGTCTTTTATGATGTGAGCCATGTTCCTCTGATCAGCAGCAATATCCATCAGAGTCACAATTCCATCTTTGGATGAATGCAACAATTTAAGTTCGAAACATTCAgatgtgaattatttttccTAATGTAATATTCCTTCTTTTCTATTGGACTTTATGGCATCTGCTTTCTGCTCACAATCATGTAAAGTCTATAAATCTATCAGAATTGTCTTTGGCTCCATTGTGATTCATAGCATAGTTTAGTCATCTGCTTCTGTTCCTCATCTATATTTTGTGTGCAAAACTAGGGCATCAAAGAGGCTCAAAGGTGTCTGCTCCGGTGAAACCTGAAGTTCAGAAGGCAGTACCTCCTATCGAGGTACCTTCTCTCTCCCTTGAGGAACTGAAAGAGAAAACCGACAATTTTGGATCAAAGGCACTAATTGGCGAAGGATCATATGGGAGAGTTTACTTCGCTCAATTGAATGATGGGAAAGAGGTTGCTGTCAAGAAGCTTGATGTATCTTCTGAGCCTGATTCAAATGTTGAGTTCTTGACTCAGGTATACTACGTTTGTTAGTTTGTTGGGAGCTTTGTGGTTCCTGAAATACGCAATTTTATTTGTCCATTATGTGTATTGACCAGTCAGGACATGACTGATTTCTGCTTAGGTTTCGATGGTATCAAGATTGAAGCATGATAATCTTGTTGAATTGCTCGGCTACTGTGTCGATGGCAATCTCCGTGTCTTAGCTTATGAATTTGCCACCATGGGATCTCTTCACGACATTCTGCATGGTATGTAGCTTGCTCTTGATTAATCTTTTTACTTGCTCTAGGAACTAAAATCCCTTTAAATACAGGAAGGAAAGGAGTGCAAGGGGCACAACCTGGTCCTACACTTGACTGGATGCAACGGGTTAGAATTGCTGTTGATGCTGCCAGGGGTTTGGAGTATTTGCATGAGAAGGTTCAGCCATCAATAATTCATAGAGACTATCAGATCCAGCAATGTACTTCTTTTTGAAGACTACAAAGCCAAGATTGCTGATTTTAACCTTTCCAATCAAGCTCCTGACATGGCTGCTCGGCTTCATTCGACTCGAGTTCTG
This window encodes:
- the LOC130997657 gene encoding LOW QUALITY PROTEIN: PTI1-like tyrosine-protein kinase 1 (The sequence of the model RefSeq protein was modified relative to this genomic sequence to represent the inferred CDS: deleted 1 base in 1 codon), translating into MDNRHGLAQAPPPGHFVRLENKSAEDNLYLRKRTRMRRWLCCTCQVEESYQPDENEHLKSPRDNDGHQRGSKVSAPVKPEVQKAVPPIEVPSLSLEELKEKTDNFGSKALIGEGSYGRVYFAQLNDGKEVAVKKLDVSSEPDSNVEFLTQVSMVSRLKHDNLVELLGYCVDGNLRVLAYEFATMGSLHDILHGRKGVQGAQPGPTLDWMQRVRIAVDAARGLEYLHEKVQPSIIHRDIRSSNVLLFEDYKAKIADFNLSNQAPDMAARLHSTRVLGTFGYHAPEYAMTGQLTQKSDVYSFGVVLLELLTGRKPVDHTMPRGQQSLVTWATPRLSEDKVKQCVDPKLKDYPPKGVAKLAAVAALCVQYEAEFRPNMSIVVKALQPLLKSTVPVPEA